One genomic window of Ziziphus jujuba cultivar Dongzao chromosome 4, ASM3175591v1 includes the following:
- the LOC107417297 gene encoding uncharacterized protein LOC107417297, with protein sequence MILVHIHPLYPSKLRSEFCKPQNSFLSSTTLFCSSGFSFKLSSNASFRCFCSKNQNTHEASSQSFSALAADSPWDRGSVWSTMAFYMFCLHIPLSFGGMSVVSQILQEPNLDPQTEAISLLVAQILELIGTLLLLKFTVKPQYNFMNFFKATDLSKDRNWLLASAIGFGFLFSLVSIASFLADKAFEPKAVNNPVVKEILVSGNISMATFVLVCCFITPVLEEIVYRGFLLASISTTMKWPHAILASSTVFAAAHLSGENFIQLFIIGCVLGCSYCWTGNLRSSVLIHSLYNVMTLLIMYLS encoded by the exons ATGATATTAGTGCATATACATCCTCTTTACCCTTCCAAACTTAGAAGCGAATTCTGTAAACCCCAAAATTCCTTTCTATCTTCGACTACACTTTTCTGTTCCTCTGGCTTCAGTTTCAAGCTGAGCTCTAATGCTTCTTTCCGGTGCTTTTGCAGCAAAAATCAAAACACCCACGAAGCCTCTTCTCAG AGCTTCTCGGCTCTGGCAGCCGATTCTCCATGGGACAGGGGGAGTGTATGGAGCACAATGGCCTTTTATATGTTCTGTTTACACATTCCTTTGAGTTTTGGAGGCATGTCTGTGGTTTCTCAAATATTGCAAGAGCCTAATCTTGATCCACAAACTGAG GCAATATCACTGCTTGTAGCACAAATTCTTGAGCTCATTGGAACTTTGCTTCTACTTAAATTCACTGTCAAGCCACAATATAATTTCATGAACTTCTTCAAAGCTACAGATTTGTCAAAAGATAGGAACTGGCTGTTGGCATCAGCTATTGGATTTGGGTTTCTTTTCTCATTGGTTTCTATTGCGTCGTTCCTTGCAGACAAAGCCTTTGAACCCAAG GCTGTCAACAACCCTGTAGTCAAGGAAATACTTGTCAGCGGCAACATCTCAATGGCTACTTTTGTTCTTGTATGCTGCTTTATCACTCCCGTACTGGAAGAAATCGTATACAGAGGATTTTTATTGGCATCGATTTCTACCACAATGAAATGGCCGCATGCAATTCTCGCGAGCTCCACTGTTTTTGCTGCAGCTCATCTCTCCGGTGAGAATTTCATACAGTTGTTCATCATTGGGTGTGTCCTTGGATGTTCTTACTGTTGGACAGGAAATTTGCGTTCTTCCGTTTTGATACATTCTTTATACAATGTCATGACATTATTGATAATGTATTtatcttaa
- the LOC132803548 gene encoding wax ester synthase/diacylglycerol acyltransferase 4-like yields the protein MDHASINDMMKLDSKTPWGNRFAFLHIPIPKFRNDQFSNPLDIVRYAQKVIGRKRKSLSVSLNGRLLEMVKKFKGYEAVAAEFIYSTVTNAGMVISNMIGPVEHMALANQPVKGLYYSLVGTPEDLDINIVSYMGKLSVTFGTKEGHIDQQKFKSCMEQAFDTIFKAARNS from the exons ATGGATCATGCTTCTATTAATGACATGATGAAACTTGATTCCAAGACACCATGGGGAAATCGATTTGCTTTTTTACATATACCAATTCCCAAATTCAGAAATgatcaattttcaaatccattggATATTGTTCGGTATGCCCAAAAAGTAATCGGGAGAAAGAGAAAATCTTTATCTGTTTCCCTCAACGGTAGGCTATTGGAGATGGTGAAGAAATTTAAAGGCTATGAG GCAGTGGCGGCAGAGTTCATATACAGCACGGTAACAAATGCAGGCATGGTTATCTCAAATATGATTGGTCCGGTGGAACATATGGCTCTGGCTAATCAACCTGTTAAGGGCTTATATTATTCCCTGGTTGGGACACCCGAG GACCTGGATATAAACATTGTGAGTTACATGGGGAAGCTGAGCGTTACCTTTGGAACTAAAGAAGGGCATATAGACCAGCAGAAGTTCAAGTCATGCATGGAACAAGCTTTTGACACCATCTTCAAAGCAGCACGAAACTCTTAA